A section of the Vespa velutina chromosome 6, iVesVel2.1, whole genome shotgun sequence genome encodes:
- the LOC124949761 gene encoding uncharacterized protein DDB_G0287625-like, which yields NNNNNNNNNNNNNNNNNNNNNNNNNNNNNNNNNNNNNNNNNNNNNNNNNNNNNNNNNNNNNNNNNNNNNNNNNNNNNNNNNNNNNNNNNNNNNNNNNNNNNNNNNNNNNNNNNNNNNNNNNNNNNNNNNNNNNNNNNNNNNNNNNNNNNNNNNNNNNNNNNNNNNNNNNTNNNNNNNNNNNNNNNNNNNNNNNNNNNNNNNNNNNNNNNNNNNNNNNNNNNNNNNNNNNNNNNNNNNNNNNNNNNNNNNNNNNNNNNNNNNNNNNNNNNNNNNNNNNNN from the coding sequence aataataataataataataataataataataataataataataataataataataataataataataataataataataataataataataataataataataataataataataataataataataataataataataataataataataataataataataataataataataataataataataataataataataataataataataataataataataataataataataataataataataataataataataataataataataataataataataataataataataataataataataataataataataataataataataataataataataataataataataataataataataataataataataataataataataataataataataataataataataataataataataataataataataataataataataataataataataataataataataataataataataataataataataataataatactaataataataataataataataataataataataataataataataataataataataataataataataataataataataataataataataataataataataataataataataataataataataataataataataataataataataataataataataataataataataataataataataataataataataataataataataataataataataataataataataataataataataataataataataataataataataataataataataataataataataataataataataataataataataataat
- the LOC124949805 gene encoding GATA zinc finger domain-containing protein 14-like has translation NNNNNNNNNNNNNNNNNNNNNNNNNNNNNNNNNNNNNNNNNNNNNNNNNNNNNNNNNNNNNNNNNNNNNNNNNNNNNNNNNNNNNNNNNNNNNNNNNNNNNNNNNNNNNNNNNNNNNNNNNNNNNNNNNNNNNNNNNNNNNNNNNNNNNNNNNNNNNNNNNNNNNNNNNNNNNNNNNNNNNNNNNNNNNNNNNNNNNNNNNNNNNNNNNNNNNNNNNNNNNNNNNNNNNNNNNNNNNNNNNNNNNNNNNNNNNNNNNNNNNNNNNNNNNNNNNNNNNNNNNNNNNNNNNNNNNNNNNNNNNNNNNQEPGAALFGLLWTAHLPLLFAQDGPNVPGYIVPFLLTSELFLDNVVGRDVPDIPLQGESFDASPDTFEERVMGVVIRRVSIGAVAVYYLPHFCEIGEEQAMPCQELGKVEVYLSRHPVYPDV, from the exons aataataataataataataataataataataataataataataataataataataataataataataataataataataataataataataataataataataataataataataataataataataataataataataataataataataataataataataataataataataataataataataataataataataataataataataataataataataataataataataataataataataataataataataataataataataataataataataataataataataataataataataataataataataataataataataataataataataataataataataataataataataataataataataataataataataataataataataataataataataataataataataataataataataataataataataataataataataataataataataataataataataataataataataataataataataataataataataataataataataataataataataataataataataataataataataataataataataataataataataataataataataataataataataataataataataataataataataataataataataataataataataataataataataataataataataataataataataataataataataataataataataataataataataataataataataataataataataataataataataataataataataataataataataataataataataataataataataataataataataataataataataataataataataataataataataataataataataataataataataataataataataataataat CAGGAACCTGGAGCAGCGTTGTTTGGGCTTCTATGGACCGCCCATCTGCCACTTCTTTTTGCGCAAGATGGTCCTAACGTACCAGGCTACATTGTTCCATTCCTCCTGACCTCGGAGCTTTTTCTCGACAACGTTGTCGGGCGAGATGTCCCCGATATCCCGCTCCAAGGCGAATCTTTCGACGCTTCACCGGATACATTTGAGGAACGTGTGATGGGCGTCGTCATTCGTCGAGTCTCCATAGGGGCAGTTGCCGTCTATTACCTTCCACATTTTTGCGAGATAGGAGAGGAACAGGCCATGCCCTGTCAAGAATTGGGTAAGGTAGAAGTCTACCTCTCCCGCCATCCGGTTTATCCAGATGTCTAG